One region of Trichosurus vulpecula isolate mTriVul1 chromosome 1, mTriVul1.pri, whole genome shotgun sequence genomic DNA includes:
- the LOC118854335 gene encoding PRELI domain-containing protein 1, mitochondrial-like codes for MVKYFLGQSELRSSWDQVFAAFWQRYPNPYSKHVLTEDIVHREVTPDRKLLSRRLLMKTNCMPRWAERFFPANVAHSVYILEDSIVDPQNQIMTTFTWNINHARLMVVEERCVYCVNPENSGWTEIRREAWVSSSLFGVSRAVREFGLARFKSNVTKTIKGFEYILAKLQAKEATEKVKKTALAATEKAKDLASKAATKKQQQQQQHYV; via the exons ATGGTGAAGTATTTCCTGGGGCAGAGCGAGCTCCGGAGCTCTTGGGACCAAGTGTTTGCTGCCTTCTGGCAGCGTTACCCCAACCCCTACAGCAAGCATGTGCTGACGGAGGACATTGTGCACCGGGAGGTGACCCCCGATCGGAAGCTGCTGTCCAGGCGGCTTCTAATGAAGACCAACTGCATGCCCCGCTGGGCGGAGCGCTTCTTTCCTGCTAACGTAGCTCACTCGGTGTACATCCTCGAGGACTCTATCGTGGACCCACAGAACCAGATCATGACCACTTTCACTTGGAACATCAACCATGCCCGGCTGATGGTGGTGGAGGAAAGATGTGTTTACTGTGTGAACCCTGAAAACAGTGGCTGGACTGAAATCCGACGGGAGGCCTGGGTCTCCTCCAGCTTGTTCGGGGTCTCCAGAGCTGTGCGGGAGTTCGGCCTAGCTAGATTCAAAAGTAACGTGACCAAGACCATCAAAGGCTTTGAGTACATCCTGGCCAAGCTGCAAG CTAAGGAAGCAACTGAGAAGGTGAAGAAAACTGCTTTGGCAGCTACCGAGAAGGCCAAGGACCTGGCCAGCAAGGCTGCCaccaagaagcagcagcagcaacagcaacactatGTTTAA